In Tiliqua scincoides isolate rTilSci1 chromosome 1, rTilSci1.hap2, whole genome shotgun sequence, the following are encoded in one genomic region:
- the SIX3 gene encoding homeobox protein SIX3 isoform X3 translates to MVFRSPLELYPTHFFLPNFPSDPHHHHRSLLLASGGRAPEELSMFQLPTLNFSPEQVASVCETLEETGDIERLGRFLWSLPVAPGACEAINKHESILRARAVVAFHTGNFRDLYHILENHKFTKESHGKLQAMWLEAHYQEAEKLRGRPLGPVDKYRVRKKFPLPRTIWDGEQKTHCFKERTRSLLREWYLQDPYPNPSKKRELAQATGLTPTQVGNWFKNRRQRDRAAAAKNRLQHQAIGQSGMRSLSEPGCPTHSSAESPSTAASPTTSVSSLTERAETGTSILSVTSSDSECDV, encoded by the exons ATGGTGTTCAGGTCCCCTCTAGAGCTCTATCCCACCCACTTCTTTCTGCCGAACTTCCCCAGCGACCCGCACCACCACCACCGCTCGCTCCTTCTGgccagcggcggca GAGCCCCGGAAGAACTGTCCATGTTCCAGCTGCCCACGCTCAACTTCTCCCCGGAGCAAGTGGCCAGTGTCTGCGAGACGCTGGAGGAGACGGGGGACATCGAGAGGCTGGGCCGGTTCCTGTGGTCCCTGCCGGTAGCCCCCGGGGCGTGCGAGGCCATCAACAAGCACGAGTCCATCCTGCGCGCCCGGGCGGTGGTGGCCTTCCACACGGGCAACTTCCGCGATCTCTACCACATCCTGGAGAACCACAAGTTCACCAAGGAGTCGCACGGCAAGCTGCAGGCCATGTGGCTCGAAGCCCACTACCAGGAAGCCGAGAAGCTCCGCGGGAGACCCCTGGGGCCCGTCGACAAGTACCGCGTCCGCAAGAAgttccccctgcccaggaccATCTGGGATGGCGAGCAGAAGACGCACTGCTTCAAGGAGCGGACTCGCAGCCTCTTGCGGGAGTGGTACCTGCAGGACCCCTATCCCAACCCCAGCAAGAAAAGGGAACTGGCGCAGGCCACCGGCCTCACCCCCACGCAAGTGGGCAACTGGTTCAAGAACCGGCGGCAGAGAGACCGGGCGGCGGCCGCCAAGAACAG GCTCCAGCACCAGGCGATCGGACAGAGCGGCATGAGATCGCTGTCAGAACCGGGCTGCCCTACCCACAGTTCGGCCGAGTCTCCGTCCACGGCGGCCAGTCCCACCACCAGCGTCTCCAGCTTGACTGAAAGAGCCGAGACGGGCACCTCCATCCTCTCGGTCACCTCCAGCGACTCAGAATGTGACGTATGA
- the SIX3 gene encoding homeobox protein SIX3 isoform X1: MVFRSPLELYPTHFFLPNFPSDPHHHHRSLLLASGGSSSGAGGGGGGSGGGGGGGSSAATGCSTGSAGGGGGASRGAPEELSMFQLPTLNFSPEQVASVCETLEETGDIERLGRFLWSLPVAPGACEAINKHESILRARAVVAFHTGNFRDLYHILENHKFTKESHGKLQAMWLEAHYQEAEKLRGRPLGPVDKYRVRKKFPLPRTIWDGEQKTHCFKERTRSLLREWYLQDPYPNPSKKRELAQATGLTPTQVGNWFKNRRQRDRAAAAKNRLQHQAIGQSGMRSLSEPGCPTHSSAESPSTAASPTTSVSSLTERAETGTSILSVTSSDSECDV, translated from the exons ATGGTGTTCAGGTCCCCTCTAGAGCTCTATCCCACCCACTTCTTTCTGCCGAACTTCCCCAGCGACCCGCACCACCACCACCGCTCGCTCCTTCTGgccagcggcggcagcagctccGGAGCTGGAGGAGGCGGCgggggcagcggcggcggcggcggcgggggcagCAGTGCCGCCACCGGGTGCAGCACCGGATCGGCGGGCGGCGGAGGAGGCGCCTCGCGAGGAGCCCCGGAAGAACTGTCCATGTTCCAGCTGCCCACGCTCAACTTCTCCCCGGAGCAAGTGGCCAGTGTCTGCGAGACGCTGGAGGAGACGGGGGACATCGAGAGGCTGGGCCGGTTCCTGTGGTCCCTGCCGGTAGCCCCCGGGGCGTGCGAGGCCATCAACAAGCACGAGTCCATCCTGCGCGCCCGGGCGGTGGTGGCCTTCCACACGGGCAACTTCCGCGATCTCTACCACATCCTGGAGAACCACAAGTTCACCAAGGAGTCGCACGGCAAGCTGCAGGCCATGTGGCTCGAAGCCCACTACCAGGAAGCCGAGAAGCTCCGCGGGAGACCCCTGGGGCCCGTCGACAAGTACCGCGTCCGCAAGAAgttccccctgcccaggaccATCTGGGATGGCGAGCAGAAGACGCACTGCTTCAAGGAGCGGACTCGCAGCCTCTTGCGGGAGTGGTACCTGCAGGACCCCTATCCCAACCCCAGCAAGAAAAGGGAACTGGCGCAGGCCACCGGCCTCACCCCCACGCAAGTGGGCAACTGGTTCAAGAACCGGCGGCAGAGAGACCGGGCGGCGGCCGCCAAGAACAG GCTCCAGCACCAGGCGATCGGACAGAGCGGCATGAGATCGCTGTCAGAACCGGGCTGCCCTACCCACAGTTCGGCCGAGTCTCCGTCCACGGCGGCCAGTCCCACCACCAGCGTCTCCAGCTTGACTGAAAGAGCCGAGACGGGCACCTCCATCCTCTCGGTCACCTCCAGCGACTCAGAATGTGACGTATGA
- the SIX3 gene encoding homeobox protein SIX3 isoform X2, translated as MVFRSPLELYPTHFFLPNFPSDPHHHHRSLLLASGGASRGAPEELSMFQLPTLNFSPEQVASVCETLEETGDIERLGRFLWSLPVAPGACEAINKHESILRARAVVAFHTGNFRDLYHILENHKFTKESHGKLQAMWLEAHYQEAEKLRGRPLGPVDKYRVRKKFPLPRTIWDGEQKTHCFKERTRSLLREWYLQDPYPNPSKKRELAQATGLTPTQVGNWFKNRRQRDRAAAAKNRLQHQAIGQSGMRSLSEPGCPTHSSAESPSTAASPTTSVSSLTERAETGTSILSVTSSDSECDV; from the exons ATGGTGTTCAGGTCCCCTCTAGAGCTCTATCCCACCCACTTCTTTCTGCCGAACTTCCCCAGCGACCCGCACCACCACCACCGCTCGCTCCTTCTGgccagcg GAGGCGCCTCGCGAGGAGCCCCGGAAGAACTGTCCATGTTCCAGCTGCCCACGCTCAACTTCTCCCCGGAGCAAGTGGCCAGTGTCTGCGAGACGCTGGAGGAGACGGGGGACATCGAGAGGCTGGGCCGGTTCCTGTGGTCCCTGCCGGTAGCCCCCGGGGCGTGCGAGGCCATCAACAAGCACGAGTCCATCCTGCGCGCCCGGGCGGTGGTGGCCTTCCACACGGGCAACTTCCGCGATCTCTACCACATCCTGGAGAACCACAAGTTCACCAAGGAGTCGCACGGCAAGCTGCAGGCCATGTGGCTCGAAGCCCACTACCAGGAAGCCGAGAAGCTCCGCGGGAGACCCCTGGGGCCCGTCGACAAGTACCGCGTCCGCAAGAAgttccccctgcccaggaccATCTGGGATGGCGAGCAGAAGACGCACTGCTTCAAGGAGCGGACTCGCAGCCTCTTGCGGGAGTGGTACCTGCAGGACCCCTATCCCAACCCCAGCAAGAAAAGGGAACTGGCGCAGGCCACCGGCCTCACCCCCACGCAAGTGGGCAACTGGTTCAAGAACCGGCGGCAGAGAGACCGGGCGGCGGCCGCCAAGAACAG GCTCCAGCACCAGGCGATCGGACAGAGCGGCATGAGATCGCTGTCAGAACCGGGCTGCCCTACCCACAGTTCGGCCGAGTCTCCGTCCACGGCGGCCAGTCCCACCACCAGCGTCTCCAGCTTGACTGAAAGAGCCGAGACGGGCACCTCCATCCTCTCGGTCACCTCCAGCGACTCAGAATGTGACGTATGA